A genomic segment from Spirosoma sp. SC4-14 encodes:
- a CDS encoding histidine kinase, protein MSGTTTKQGNAQNWFSDQWLVDLPPRPITNVRILEHLLFWLWNGYSAYTALDRVLRVEPSLPPDPDLFTVMFTTHVGTTIVLFYLYGYLVVPSLLSSLVYYRATRILIWPKIIFVVITSASIFLLFNVYDFYLFSYAAEHYKPVPAYIKRYYDLLQQTGPLGIVANYSLVTFVWAYNLSYVLLPILIRTIREAISWGVESVVQREQNRILMQDQLQLLKFQINPHFLFNVFNNILALIQRTNREAAELLRRLSNMMHYTLYDTDKNFVPLAGELKFLENYIEIERSRHFNPEKIIFTKSGESANFSTPPLLLITFIENAFKHGLNSSSDDAWVTIDLQIDSVKGLLLATIRNSVSNLTTPQLKPGGVGLANARQRLNLLFTPNKYSLTVTEEAGVYEVFLRIPLNRVESNEFDHAYQLSHH, encoded by the coding sequence ATGTCAGGTACAACAACTAAACAAGGTAACGCCCAAAATTGGTTTAGTGACCAATGGTTGGTTGACCTACCACCCCGTCCCATTACCAACGTTCGCATCCTTGAACATCTTCTGTTTTGGTTATGGAATGGCTACTCGGCCTATACTGCTCTTGATCGCGTCCTTCGAGTCGAACCATCCCTGCCACCCGATCCTGATTTGTTTACAGTGATGTTTACAACTCATGTTGGCACGACTATCGTCCTTTTTTACCTGTATGGCTATTTGGTCGTTCCTTCACTTTTAAGTTCGCTGGTTTATTACCGGGCGACTCGCATTCTGATCTGGCCCAAAATTATTTTTGTTGTAATTACCAGTGCGTCAATTTTCCTTCTATTTAACGTGTATGATTTTTACTTATTCTCCTATGCAGCCGAGCACTATAAACCAGTTCCAGCCTACATAAAGCGGTATTATGATTTGCTTCAGCAGACGGGGCCTTTAGGTATCGTCGCCAATTATTCCCTGGTTACGTTTGTATGGGCTTACAACCTCTCCTACGTTTTACTTCCCATATTGATCCGAACCATTCGGGAGGCAATATCCTGGGGCGTGGAAAGCGTTGTACAACGGGAGCAAAACCGAATCCTGATGCAAGACCAGCTTCAACTACTGAAATTTCAGATAAATCCCCATTTTCTGTTTAATGTATTCAATAACATTCTGGCCCTAATACAACGCACCAACCGAGAAGCCGCCGAACTATTGCGAAGGCTGTCCAATATGATGCATTATACGTTGTACGATACGGACAAGAATTTTGTCCCCTTAGCGGGTGAGCTGAAATTTTTAGAGAATTACATCGAAATCGAAAGGAGTCGTCATTTTAATCCTGAGAAAATCATCTTTACCAAATCTGGGGAATCGGCCAATTTTTCAACACCTCCCCTTCTGTTGATAACGTTCATTGAGAATGCGTTTAAGCATGGGCTTAATAGTTCCTCAGATGACGCTTGGGTAACTATTGATCTTCAAATTGATTCAGTAAAAGGGCTGCTTTTGGCAACTATACGTAACTCGGTTTCCAACCTAACCACTCCTCAACTTAAGCCAGGTGGGGTGGGGCTGGCCAATGCTCGTCAGCGGTTAAATCTACTATTCACCCCCAATAAATATTCCT
- a CDS encoding serine hydrolase, whose amino-acid sequence MKKALWIIWSLLFVHLSLTAQPTRVPSFVTDSVAGYVKQGMKDWQIPGLALAVIKDGKVIISKGFGVKQVGKDDPVDVNTLFMIASNTKEFTGTAMALLEQQKKISLDDRVTKYLPDFSLYDTSATKLLTIRDLLSHRLGTKNYQGDFLFWDTDLSRADVLTRMRYFAPHYPFRQDFGYSNTGYVVASEIIPKAIGKSWEDYVQQSLLQPLAMTRTFMQTTGMAQRDNIAYPYTTCCTAEGQLSALPFDNLDNLGPATGMVSSIHDMAIWVSMQLDSGRAGGKQIVPWSVLEKTREPNTIVSSDRMKLFPLGFQYYCLGFGKFDYANYAVFAHAGACGGYRSNTTIVPEANLAIVILTNQDNHNFHEALRFQLLDAFLNVPYVNRHQYYFQRAQTRNRTNQNEIKALAERVAKDTPAAFPITAFAGTYENELYGKLTIVANPIRGRKQSLTMSFDHHPNLQATLDYMDNNTFRATFSNIRFGTFPITFSLNQGHVKSVEIKGTEFVDNDSYMFRKLAN is encoded by the coding sequence ATGAAAAAAGCGTTGTGGATAATTTGGTCATTACTATTTGTGCACCTATCCCTTACGGCTCAACCAACCCGAGTTCCGTCTTTTGTGACTGACAGTGTGGCTGGCTATGTAAAACAGGGAATGAAGGATTGGCAGATTCCAGGATTGGCTCTGGCAGTTATCAAGGATGGAAAGGTAATCATATCGAAAGGGTTTGGCGTCAAACAAGTCGGAAAGGACGATCCGGTAGATGTAAACACCCTATTCATGATTGCCTCGAATACCAAAGAATTTACGGGCACGGCGATGGCCCTCTTAGAGCAACAAAAAAAGATATCATTGGATGACCGAGTGACTAAATATTTACCTGACTTCTCACTCTATGATACGTCCGCCACTAAATTATTGACCATTCGTGATCTATTGTCTCACCGCTTGGGCACGAAGAATTATCAAGGTGATTTCTTATTCTGGGATACCGATCTGAGCCGGGCCGATGTGCTCACCCGGATGCGCTATTTTGCTCCTCATTATCCTTTTAGACAGGATTTTGGTTATTCCAACACGGGTTACGTCGTCGCTTCCGAGATTATTCCTAAAGCTATAGGCAAGAGTTGGGAGGATTATGTTCAACAATCCCTGTTGCAGCCCTTAGCCATGACCAGAACGTTTATGCAAACCACTGGTATGGCACAACGGGATAATATCGCTTATCCTTATACTACCTGTTGTACAGCAGAGGGTCAATTATCGGCTCTTCCGTTTGACAATCTGGATAACTTAGGACCGGCTACCGGCATGGTTTCCAGTATTCACGATATGGCCATTTGGGTAAGTATGCAGCTTGACAGTGGCCGGGCAGGTGGGAAGCAAATTGTACCCTGGTCAGTTTTAGAAAAAACACGCGAACCCAACACCATCGTCAGTTCAGATCGGATGAAACTTTTTCCGTTGGGCTTTCAATACTACTGTCTGGGATTTGGCAAATTCGACTACGCAAATTATGCGGTTTTTGCCCATGCAGGAGCTTGTGGAGGTTACCGCAGTAATACAACAATTGTTCCAGAGGCTAATCTGGCCATTGTGATCCTAACTAATCAAGACAATCACAATTTTCACGAAGCGCTACGATTTCAACTATTGGATGCGTTTCTAAACGTCCCATATGTAAATCGCCATCAATACTATTTCCAACGTGCCCAGACCCGCAACCGGACGAATCAAAATGAGATCAAGGCATTGGCAGAGCGTGTGGCAAAAGATACACCTGCCGCCTTCCCAATAACTGCTTTCGCTGGTACATATGAAAATGAGCTATACGGAAAATTGACAATCGTTGCCAACCCGATTAGAGGGAGAAAACAATCCTTAACGATGAGTTTTGACCACCATCCTAACTTGCAGGCAACGTTAGATTATATGGATAACAATACCTTTAGAGCTACTTTCTCTAACATTCGTTTTGGCACTTTCCCAATAACGTTTTCTTTAAATCAAGGTCATGTTAAATCTGTAGAGATCAAAGGCACTGAGTTTGTCGATAATGATTCGTATATGTTCAGAAAATTAGCAAACTAA
- a CDS encoding helix-turn-helix transcriptional regulator, giving the protein MGKASLISTAFGKAVKQERLKKGWTQDDLAEHCRLDRSYISRIERGLKNPTLSVAWDIATQLNISMLSLIALTVEKLPIDYKNVERPN; this is encoded by the coding sequence ATGGGAAAGGCAAGTTTAATTTCAACCGCCTTTGGTAAGGCTGTGAAACAAGAGCGGTTAAAAAAGGGATGGACTCAGGATGATCTGGCTGAGCATTGTAGGCTGGATCGGTCTTATATTTCCCGAATTGAACGGGGATTGAAAAATCCAACCTTATCGGTGGCATGGGATATTGCAACTCAATTAAATATCAGTATGCTTTCCTTAATTGCATTAACAGTGGAGAAACTACCCATTGACTATAAGAATGTTGAACGACCTAATTAA
- a CDS encoding CBASS oligonucleotide cyclase: MSELTTKSVLHSRMSEFTKWIAPDPDKMDDIYDRGDEIRKNIKQKAEDDKLVVQSTPIGGSSGKGTGIRRHYRGKSEVDGMDVDIPVVVEPITTTGDQLEELLVKFEGYARSSYPNTDIDKTKSSVKLKFADKVTFDLVPMLATEKDDEQILIRRNGDRLRTSVQKHNEFIKSRTKISKGTPGVVSFNNGIRLMKWWKEFQADSSYYLGYNKMADINNIPPTILIDLLCAYAFDKLGVEKTYAETLAKWCSYLSHIVRNKKAVHFADYYSNPILDTDALWIVLDPVNNENNIVASWNDNKINELANWFETARDNWQRIIHYDEDGSDTLALSELVKLFGNPFKNHCDND; the protein is encoded by the coding sequence ATGAGCGAATTAACAACGAAATCAGTTTTACATAGTCGAATGAGCGAATTCACAAAGTGGATTGCTCCTGATCCGGATAAAATGGATGACATCTATGATCGCGGAGATGAAATTAGAAAAAATATTAAACAGAAAGCAGAGGACGACAAACTAGTCGTGCAATCGACTCCTATTGGTGGTTCATCAGGAAAAGGAACTGGCATTCGTAGGCATTATCGAGGTAAGTCTGAGGTAGATGGGATGGACGTCGATATACCAGTTGTCGTTGAACCTATTACCACAACTGGCGATCAACTAGAAGAATTACTAGTAAAGTTTGAGGGCTACGCTAGATCTTCCTACCCGAATACGGACATCGATAAAACGAAAAGCTCCGTAAAGCTGAAGTTTGCCGACAAAGTAACCTTCGATCTCGTGCCTATGCTGGCAACTGAAAAGGATGATGAACAGATATTAATTCGTCGAAACGGGGATCGGTTAAGAACGTCGGTGCAAAAACACAATGAATTTATAAAAAGTAGAACTAAAATTAGTAAGGGGACACCAGGCGTAGTTTCCTTTAATAATGGCATTCGGCTGATGAAATGGTGGAAAGAGTTTCAAGCCGACAGTTCCTACTATTTGGGATACAACAAAATGGCAGATATAAATAATATTCCACCAACCATACTTATTGATTTGCTCTGCGCCTACGCTTTTGATAAGCTTGGTGTTGAAAAAACCTATGCTGAGACCTTAGCAAAATGGTGCAGCTACTTGTCTCACATAGTACGAAACAAAAAAGCGGTTCATTTTGCCGACTATTATTCTAATCCAATTTTAGATACTGATGCCCTGTGGATCGTATTGGACCCAGTAAATAATGAGAACAATATTGTCGCGAGTTGGAATGATAACAAAATAAACGAACTGGCAAACTGGTTTGAAACGGCTCGTGACAACTGGCAGCGTATCATTCACTATGACGAGGATGGATCAGATACGTTGGCTTTATCTGAACTGGTAAAGCTATTTGGAAACCCATTTAAAAACCACTGTGATAACGACTAA
- a CDS encoding AAA family ATPase, protein MVTTALTLTEIKHPDQDAEISYHQLIGIDEQKTELLKNLTFLLDSKRIDKWAQKHHNEGISLLLHLDTGTPLVILSGEVGCGKTALAQTIGTPLALSLGRPVKVFETPSNIRGSGMVGEISNRITEAFEFVKSQLRHEEVGLLIIDEADDIATSRSQNQAHHEDRAGLNVLIKQLDGIKRSKKSIVVIMITNRVTVLDPAIRRRTSLHLVFERPTGNKLIEVLRWLLLGTTYTEDDFKKLVDVATNRIPFSFSDLIHRAGKQAIFSAIERDVQFDIHILTEVLSKLTPTPLLDQLNK, encoded by the coding sequence ATGGTAACAACAGCATTAACACTAACTGAAATAAAGCATCCTGATCAGGACGCAGAAATATCTTATCATCAACTTATCGGTATTGATGAACAAAAGACGGAGTTACTGAAAAACTTGACTTTCTTATTAGATAGTAAAAGAATTGATAAGTGGGCGCAAAAGCATCATAATGAAGGTATTTCTTTGCTGCTCCATTTAGATACAGGAACTCCATTAGTAATCCTTTCTGGCGAAGTAGGCTGTGGAAAAACTGCGCTTGCTCAAACCATTGGTACACCGTTGGCACTTTCGTTAGGTCGGCCAGTGAAAGTATTCGAAACACCGTCTAATATCCGAGGGAGTGGAATGGTAGGAGAAATATCAAACCGAATTACCGAAGCCTTTGAGTTTGTTAAGTCCCAACTAAGACACGAAGAAGTAGGCCTACTAATTATTGATGAAGCGGATGATATCGCAACTAGTAGGTCCCAAAACCAAGCCCATCATGAAGATCGGGCTGGTTTAAATGTACTTATAAAACAACTTGACGGAATTAAACGTAGTAAAAAATCGATAGTGGTCATTATGATCACAAACCGTGTCACAGTTTTAGACCCTGCCATCAGAAGACGGACCAGCCTGCACTTAGTCTTTGAGCGACCCACTGGCAATAAACTGATTGAAGTTTTACGATGGCTGTTGTTAGGAACTACATACACCGAAGATGATTTCAAAAAATTAGTTGATGTAGCGACAAATCGTATTCCGTTTAGTTTTTCTGACTTGATTCATAGAGCTGGTAAACAAGCCATTTTCAGTGCGATTGAGAGAGACGTACAATTTGACATCCACATACTGACGGAAGTTCTAAGCAAATTAACACCTACCCCGTTACTAGACCAGCTAAATAAATAG
- a CDS encoding ImmA/IrrE family metallo-endopeptidase, which yields MVNKAPITKIASFVASTFSNGNITNLEDILNYESLPCHLDHYENYFDGMLVYDNQENNFHIHINIDRGNNINFKRGRFTLAHELGHFFLDNHRIGLKYDLIKPHGSKHEVNQKELIEIEADYFAGCLLMPEEKFRKSSGGKTFSLSTLLTLSDNFQASLLATSIRFTEIGTHEITVVVSKNGIVKWFARSKDFPNWAFRCKVHEAVPPTTVVGEYSRKVGAKYTTQEELDPNDWFWANDFRSNRRMYEQCYYSKSYGYIISVIWFA from the coding sequence ATGGTGAATAAGGCGCCAATAACTAAAATTGCTTCATTTGTTGCAAGCACTTTTTCAAATGGTAATATCACTAATTTAGAAGATATATTAAATTATGAAAGTCTACCTTGCCACTTAGACCATTATGAAAATTATTTTGATGGTATGTTAGTATATGATAATCAAGAAAATAATTTTCATATTCATATAAATATTGATCGAGGCAATAATATCAATTTTAAGAGGGGAAGATTTACACTTGCCCATGAATTAGGTCATTTCTTTTTAGACAACCATCGCATAGGTTTAAAATATGATTTAATAAAACCTCATGGTTCAAAACATGAAGTCAATCAAAAAGAATTAATAGAAATAGAAGCTGATTACTTTGCCGGGTGTTTATTGATGCCTGAAGAAAAATTTAGGAAATCTTCTGGTGGGAAAACTTTTTCTTTATCTACTCTTTTAACTCTTTCTGATAATTTTCAAGCTAGTCTTCTTGCTACTTCCATACGCTTTACAGAAATTGGTACTCATGAAATCACAGTAGTCGTTTCAAAAAATGGAATTGTAAAATGGTTTGCACGAAGTAAGGATTTTCCCAATTGGGCATTCAGATGCAAGGTTCATGAAGCCGTTCCTCCTACAACTGTGGTAGGCGAGTATAGTCGTAAAGTAGGTGCTAAATATACAACGCAGGAAGAACTAGATCCTAATGATTGGTTTTGGGCAAACGATTTCCGAAGTAATCGAAGAATGTATGAGCAATGCTATTACTCTAAAAGTTACGGATACATTATTAGCGTGATTTGGTTTGCTTAG
- a CDS encoding outer membrane beta-barrel family protein: MNLKEISVKEKRPPFDLQGDRVVVNVESNPVFGGGNAFDVLGKTPRLSVDAVTKSITIDGKTGLILYQNGRQLYLSSDQVATYLQSLPANIISRIEVLTSPSAQYDAGSSGVILLYTKGFNRQGITGELAVTAGAGRYGKGNASANLSFQSANVQGSFLYAPTYRPTYYSWRSDQVLPSLTTGPAGFAHSEEFNQIENTSHLIRTSWDWKAARRLTLGTVLQVTHTAETDNPTSSITYQLPGVDASISRLDAETQLSQQISNLAANVNARKQFKNAENTLALDLDIARYNVNSKSTATFFQLFPTFQKPENLQILYPNEVWIRTAKLDYRSTLLTRGRLESGFKYSWISMINIPSLETFTPYFQSLTPLLTKPYQYQEQIAAAYSNWVFSVKGWSFQTGLRLEHTHYEGLSGLSTPINRDYLNIFPSVNVQFTSMRKNQYSMSVNRRINRPSFDQLNPAYIFYDPLTLYSGNPLLMPQLATTLQGAYTTSKRINVTVVYSDIRNRITEVVYRPDLRSPATLDYNQNFDWEKRVSATLSIPIKVTAGWRIQGLVTAANVRFFSTFQETPFLNKQSTVTLRLNNTFTWKKWSANVNGTYRGLAVVGYMVYDPIWFVDLGVQRPLSERATIKLAASDIFHTLLINNYGSYLNTTIGFKHKYESQQVLLTYSYQFGNRKAKLVEQRSFGSESEQERLGNKRN; encoded by the coding sequence TTGAACCTAAAAGAAATTTCGGTGAAAGAAAAGCGTCCCCCCTTTGATTTGCAAGGGGACCGGGTCGTCGTCAATGTTGAATCAAATCCCGTATTTGGGGGTGGTAATGCATTTGACGTATTGGGGAAGACGCCCAGGCTCTCGGTTGACGCAGTAACAAAGTCCATCACTATTGACGGAAAAACGGGCCTGATCTTGTACCAGAATGGACGGCAGCTTTACCTATCTTCTGATCAGGTTGCTACCTACTTACAAAGTTTGCCAGCTAACATTATTTCGCGGATTGAAGTGTTAACCAGTCCATCTGCTCAATACGATGCCGGTAGTAGTGGAGTAATATTACTATATACGAAAGGGTTTAACAGACAAGGAATTACGGGTGAGCTTGCCGTAACTGCTGGGGCCGGGAGGTACGGAAAAGGAAATGCTTCTGCTAACCTCTCATTTCAGTCCGCCAACGTGCAGGGTTCATTTTTGTACGCCCCGACTTACCGACCGACGTATTATAGTTGGCGGTCGGATCAGGTTTTACCCTCATTAACCACGGGCCCGGCTGGCTTTGCTCATAGCGAAGAGTTTAATCAAATTGAGAATACCTCGCACTTAATTCGCACCTCCTGGGACTGGAAAGCCGCTCGTCGACTGACGCTTGGTACAGTCCTTCAGGTTACACATACGGCTGAAACGGACAATCCTACGTCGTCAATTACCTACCAATTACCCGGTGTAGATGCTTCCATTTCCCGACTGGATGCGGAGACGCAGTTAAGCCAGCAGATCAGTAACTTGGCGGCTAATGTGAACGCAAGAAAACAGTTCAAAAATGCGGAAAATACGCTGGCTTTAGACCTTGACATTGCACGATATAACGTAAATTCTAAATCCACGGCTACCTTTTTTCAGCTTTTTCCTACGTTTCAGAAGCCGGAGAATTTACAAATTTTATATCCAAATGAGGTTTGGATACGAACGGCTAAGCTGGATTACCGATCAACTCTTCTGACGAGGGGGCGGCTGGAGTCCGGTTTTAAGTACAGTTGGATTTCGATGATCAATATACCATCTCTTGAAACGTTTACTCCTTATTTTCAGTCCCTAACGCCATTACTGACAAAACCTTATCAATATCAAGAACAAATCGCGGCTGCCTATAGTAATTGGGTTTTCTCCGTGAAAGGCTGGTCTTTTCAAACGGGTTTACGATTGGAGCACACGCATTATGAGGGCCTTTCGGGTCTTTCAACACCCATCAACCGGGATTATCTTAATATATTTCCTTCGGTGAATGTGCAGTTCACTTCGATGCGGAAAAACCAATATAGTATGTCAGTAAACCGGCGGATTAACCGCCCCAGTTTTGACCAGTTGAACCCGGCGTACATTTTTTATGATCCCCTTACTCTCTACAGTGGTAATCCCTTACTGATGCCTCAACTCGCAACGACGCTTCAGGGGGCGTACACCACTTCCAAGCGCATTAATGTAACAGTCGTTTATAGCGATATACGCAATCGAATCACCGAAGTTGTTTACCGTCCGGACTTACGTTCACCAGCGACGTTAGACTACAACCAGAATTTTGATTGGGAAAAACGGGTGTCGGCTACCCTATCAATTCCCATTAAGGTAACTGCTGGTTGGCGAATTCAAGGTTTGGTAACGGCCGCCAATGTTCGCTTTTTTTCAACCTTTCAGGAGACACCTTTTCTGAACAAGCAGTCAACGGTTACTCTCCGCTTGAACAACACCTTTACTTGGAAAAAATGGTCCGCCAATGTCAATGGTACCTATCGGGGTCTGGCGGTCGTCGGCTACATGGTATATGACCCAATTTGGTTTGTTGATCTGGGTGTTCAGCGGCCCCTGAGTGAACGGGCAACGATAAAACTAGCGGCTTCTGATATTTTTCATACTCTTCTAATCAACAACTACGGATCGTACCTTAATACAACCATTGGATTTAAACATAAGTACGAATCCCAGCAGGTCCTACTGACGTATTCCTACCAATTCGGAAACAGAAAAGCTAAATTGGTAGAACAGCGCTCATTTGGTTCAGAGTCGGAACAGGAACGTTTGGGAAATAAGCGGAATTAA
- a CDS encoding tyrosine-type recombinase/integrase yields the protein MANIVLHESEKNQSIGQATGRYTVSQLIRYFAADLPKSSNYPRHARAYVKDCIKKRFAIDAISFARYTAELPPNRVSPLRKFLFFYQQIGQPLVVPDPKRSKLSPAANELVLRFIREARNLRGEHSKETYTKALNAFFAYVDQQQQAGLPASLSGLTVTDFVLHLKAEDYSPFTINLYLSAVKQLAAWCIRRRDELKLNEHQLNELRDIDYVRGLAIERTFYKDSLEAHERTLLLDDVESAKELAILALLGLEGLRTVEVTRLRLGDLDFGRHQLQVLGKGKNTRKAIKFFAACQQIVERYLVDTDRWPLSSDRRNEVLFDDLKTYQIRYIVDKQLRKHGLKRTGMSAHSLRHTVGQLLLEAGVDLAHVQQHLRHETMETTQFYTKKRTQKTYLQQMPD from the coding sequence ATGGCAAACATCGTCCTGCACGAGTCAGAAAAGAATCAAAGTATCGGTCAGGCAACTGGCCGCTATACCGTCAGTCAGCTGATCCGCTATTTTGCCGCCGACCTGCCCAAGTCCAGCAACTACCCCCGCCACGCGCGGGCTTACGTCAAGGACTGTATCAAAAAAAGGTTTGCCATCGATGCCATCAGCTTCGCCCGCTATACAGCCGAGTTGCCGCCGAACCGCGTTTCACCCCTTCGCAAGTTTCTCTTCTTCTACCAGCAGATCGGTCAACCACTCGTTGTGCCTGATCCCAAAAGGAGTAAGCTTTCCCCGGCGGCCAATGAGCTGGTGCTGCGATTTATCCGGGAGGCCAGGAATTTGCGGGGGGAACACTCCAAAGAGACCTACACCAAAGCCCTCAATGCCTTTTTTGCCTACGTTGACCAGCAGCAACAAGCAGGGCTGCCTGCCTCCCTGAGCGGACTAACGGTAACCGATTTTGTGTTGCACCTGAAGGCCGAAGATTATTCGCCTTTTACGATCAACTTATATCTATCAGCCGTCAAACAATTAGCAGCCTGGTGCATTCGTCGGCGCGATGAGCTGAAACTAAACGAGCACCAGCTTAACGAGCTACGCGACATCGATTACGTGCGGGGGCTGGCCATTGAACGAACCTTTTACAAGGACAGCCTGGAAGCTCATGAGCGGACGTTGTTGTTGGATGACGTCGAGTCCGCAAAGGAGCTGGCCATCCTGGCGCTGTTGGGTCTTGAGGGCCTCAGAACCGTTGAGGTGACCCGGCTGCGGTTAGGTGATCTGGATTTTGGCCGCCATCAGCTTCAGGTACTGGGCAAAGGGAAGAATACCCGGAAGGCAATCAAGTTTTTTGCTGCCTGCCAGCAGATCGTAGAGCGGTATCTGGTCGATACTGACCGCTGGCCGCTGTCATCAGATCGCCGAAATGAGGTATTGTTCGACGATTTAAAGACGTACCAGATCCGTTACATTGTCGATAAGCAGCTCCGAAAACATGGGCTGAAACGAACGGGTATGTCGGCCCACAGCCTGCGTCATACGGTCGGTCAGTTATTGCTGGAAGCGGGCGTGGATCTGGCCCACGTGCAACAACACCTGCGGCATGAGACGATGGAGACGACTCAGTTCTACACCAAAAAGCGGACGCAAAAGACGTATCTCCAGCAGATGCCCGATTAA
- a CDS encoding replication initiation protein, protein MKEESPAQLTLFERHTTNYQSNVFTLSRQEFTELEKKIVILVVNQLGNMAVKGRVPADRNIEFSIPYSELTKNHHSQVTEAAEGLSKKRISYKDEVRGEYIFVTPFPFVKSRIENGRRYIEIKVLADVVPHFAALGKRFTKYELDVIWSLSSIYAMRMFEIMSMHQHIQKNNFRFQVDELRYILNCPDTYRYNDFVKYVLEVTHRELKQKAGISLDWLPVAKMGKRVMELEFSIKTVQQLAAEYVEADESRIATLAPNERIILGYQVMAKYQLKPWQKDYIIADPNLLDTLFRLHSEFENQRRPDVKNKNKYLAKSLGLDKVKEPKKKEPIVYEPQISFVPTLPEKRLGGDARTISNVINHIIPKHK, encoded by the coding sequence ATGAAAGAAGAATCCCCTGCCCAACTAACTCTTTTTGAGCGGCATACGACGAATTACCAGTCGAATGTGTTTACGCTTTCCCGTCAGGAATTCACCGAATTAGAGAAGAAGATCGTCATATTAGTGGTCAACCAGTTGGGAAATATGGCTGTAAAAGGTAGGGTTCCAGCCGACCGCAACATTGAGTTTAGCATTCCGTACTCTGAACTAACCAAGAATCACCATTCTCAAGTAACTGAGGCTGCGGAAGGTCTGTCAAAAAAACGGATTTCTTACAAAGATGAAGTAAGAGGAGAATACATTTTTGTTACGCCATTTCCATTTGTTAAATCTAGAATAGAGAATGGTCGTCGGTATATTGAAATAAAGGTGCTGGCCGACGTCGTCCCTCATTTTGCCGCGCTTGGTAAGCGTTTTACCAAGTATGAACTTGATGTCATTTGGTCACTTTCATCCATATATGCGATGCGCATGTTCGAGATAATGTCTATGCATCAGCACATTCAGAAAAACAATTTTCGGTTTCAAGTCGACGAATTACGTTACATATTGAACTGCCCAGATACGTACCGATATAACGACTTTGTTAAATATGTGCTTGAAGTGACGCACCGTGAGCTAAAACAAAAAGCCGGTATCTCTTTGGATTGGCTGCCTGTTGCCAAGATGGGCAAACGAGTTATGGAGCTTGAATTTTCCATCAAAACCGTACAGCAATTAGCCGCCGAATATGTAGAAGCCGATGAGAGCCGGATTGCTACTCTTGCTCCGAATGAGCGAATTATACTTGGCTACCAAGTTATGGCCAAGTATCAGTTAAAACCTTGGCAAAAAGATTACATCATCGCTGATCCCAACTTATTGGACACACTTTTTCGGCTACATTCCGAGTTTGAGAACCAGCGTCGGCCAGATGTTAAAAATAAAAATAAGTACCTGGCTAAATCCCTGGGCTTGGATAAAGTAAAAGAGCCCAAAAAGAAAGAACCCATTGTTTATGAACCCCAGATTAGTTTCGTCCCTACCCTACCCGAAAAACGATTAGGAGGAGACGCCCGAACGATCAGCAACGTTATTAATCACATAATTCCAAAACATAAGTAG